Proteins encoded within one genomic window of Bacillus sp. 1NLA3E:
- the lon gene encoding endopeptidase La yields MTKTEELIVPLLPLRGLLVYPTMVLHLDVGREKSVQALEKAMVDDHLIFLTTQKDVSIDEPAEEDLYHMGTLTRVKQMLKLPNGTIRVLVEGLKRAEIVLMHDDDNHYVASLKTFEDDPSKDIEDQALMRTMLEHFEQYIKMSKKISAETYSSVADIDEPGRMADIIASNLPLKLKDKQEILETVDVKERMNHVIDIIQNEKEVLNLEKKIGQRVKRSMERTQKEYYLREQMKAIQKELGDKEGKTGEIAELTEKIEDAGMTDHVKEVALKELDRYEKVPTSSAESAVIRNYIEWLISLPWTKATDDDLDIHKAERILHKDHYGLEKVKERVLEYLAVQKLTNSLKGPILCLSGPPGVGKTSLARSIATSMNRNFVRVSLGGVRDESEIRGHRRTYVGAMPGRIIQGMKKAGTINPVFLLDEIDKMSSDFRGDPSAAMLEVLDPEQNNNFSDHYIEETYDLSKVMFIATANNLSTIPGPLRDRMEIITIAGYTELEKLHIAKDHLLQKQIKDHGLTKAQLQVRDEAITKVIRYYTREAGVRSLERQLATICRKTARVIVSGEKKRVIVTDKTIEEFLGKPIFQYGQAELEDQIGVATGLAYTTVGGDILQIEVSLSPGKGKLILTGKLGDVMKESAQAAFSYVRSKATELGIDEDFHEKHDIHIHVPEGAVPKDGPSAGITIATALVSALTGKPIRREVGMTGEITLRGRVLPIGGLKEKTLSAHRAGLTKIILPKDNEKDIEDIPESVREQLEFVLVSSIDQVLKHALIGEGNESK; encoded by the coding sequence ATGACGAAAACTGAAGAGCTCATCGTCCCCCTCCTGCCTCTTCGAGGGTTACTAGTCTATCCAACAATGGTCCTTCATTTAGATGTAGGCCGGGAGAAATCGGTGCAAGCCCTTGAAAAAGCAATGGTAGATGACCATTTAATTTTTTTAACAACCCAAAAAGACGTGTCAATTGATGAACCTGCAGAAGAAGATTTATATCATATGGGGACACTGACTCGGGTGAAACAAATGCTCAAGCTTCCGAATGGTACCATTCGGGTATTGGTAGAAGGCTTGAAACGAGCAGAAATCGTTCTAATGCATGATGATGACAATCATTATGTTGCAAGTCTGAAAACCTTTGAGGACGATCCATCTAAAGATATCGAAGATCAAGCATTAATGAGAACGATGCTCGAACATTTTGAACAATACATAAAAATGTCAAAAAAAATATCTGCTGAAACATATTCTTCTGTCGCAGATATTGATGAACCTGGCAGGATGGCGGATATTATTGCTTCTAATCTCCCATTAAAGCTGAAGGATAAGCAAGAAATTCTTGAAACCGTTGATGTAAAAGAAAGAATGAATCACGTAATCGATATTATTCAAAATGAAAAAGAAGTATTAAATCTTGAAAAGAAAATTGGTCAGCGTGTTAAAAGATCAATGGAAAGAACTCAAAAGGAATACTATTTACGTGAACAGATGAAAGCCATACAGAAGGAGCTTGGAGATAAGGAAGGGAAAACCGGTGAAATTGCCGAGCTAACTGAAAAAATAGAAGACGCAGGAATGACGGACCATGTAAAAGAAGTGGCTTTAAAGGAACTAGACCGGTATGAAAAGGTACCTACTAGTTCTGCCGAAAGTGCCGTAATCCGGAATTATATTGAATGGTTGATTTCCTTACCTTGGACAAAAGCGACAGATGATGACCTTGACATCCATAAAGCGGAACGTATCCTACATAAAGATCATTATGGTTTAGAGAAAGTCAAAGAACGTGTTTTAGAGTATTTAGCTGTCCAAAAGCTAACCAACTCTCTAAAGGGTCCAATTCTCTGCTTATCTGGACCTCCAGGAGTAGGTAAAACAAGTCTTGCACGTTCAATCGCGACTTCGATGAACCGCAACTTTGTCCGTGTTTCTTTAGGAGGCGTCCGTGATGAATCTGAAATACGTGGACATCGCCGGACATATGTGGGGGCAATGCCAGGTAGAATCATTCAGGGAATGAAAAAAGCAGGAACTATTAACCCTGTTTTCTTACTAGACGAAATTGATAAAATGTCTAGTGATTTCCGTGGCGATCCTTCGGCTGCTATGCTGGAAGTATTAGATCCTGAACAAAATAATAATTTTAGTGATCATTATATTGAAGAAACATATGATCTTTCAAAAGTTATGTTTATTGCAACTGCTAATAATTTATCAACTATCCCTGGACCGCTCCGTGACCGGATGGAAATTATCACGATTGCTGGATATACAGAACTGGAAAAGCTTCATATTGCTAAGGATCATTTATTGCAGAAGCAAATTAAAGACCATGGATTAACTAAAGCACAGCTTCAAGTTCGTGATGAGGCGATTACAAAAGTAATCCGTTACTATACCCGTGAGGCTGGTGTACGTAGTCTTGAACGGCAATTGGCAACTATCTGTCGTAAAACGGCAAGAGTGATTGTTTCTGGGGAGAAAAAACGGGTAATCGTAACAGATAAAACGATCGAGGAATTTCTCGGAAAGCCAATTTTTCAATATGGTCAAGCGGAACTGGAAGATCAAATTGGCGTAGCCACTGGACTAGCTTATACGACTGTCGGTGGTGATATCCTTCAAATTGAAGTATCCTTATCACCTGGAAAAGGTAAACTTATCTTGACAGGTAAGCTAGGTGACGTCATGAAGGAATCTGCTCAAGCAGCTTTCAGCTATGTGCGTTCAAAGGCAACGGAACTTGGGATAGATGAAGATTTTCATGAAAAACATGATATTCATATTCATGTCCCTGAAGGTGCCGTTCCAAAGGATGGTCCGTCCGCAGGAATCACGATTGCTACTGCCCTTGTTTCCGCTCTAACCGGAAAACCAATCAGAAGAGAGGTTGGGATGACTGGGGAGATTACGTTAAGAGGACGGGTGCTCCCAATCGGGGGCTTAAAAGAAAAAACATTAAGTGCTCATCGCGCCGGATTAACAAAAATTATTCTTCCTAAGGATAACGAGAAGGATATTGAGGATATACCGGAAAGTGTTCGGGAACAGCTTGAGTTCGTACTTGTTTCAAGTATTGATCAAGTTTTGAAGCATGCATTGATTGGAGAAGGAAATGAAAGTAAATAA